The Limanda limanda chromosome 20, fLimLim1.1, whole genome shotgun sequence genome has a segment encoding these proteins:
- the LOC133026995 gene encoding leukocyte elastase inhibitor-like isoform X2, with protein sequence MASSAALSKANTSFCLDLLKKLSDNDKAANVFYSPFSISSALAMVMLGARGNTHTQMSEVQHTKNCLDDVHADFSKLLKTLNKAGAPYSLSVANRLYGEQSYQFVEDFIGETRKHYNAELESVDFKTGSEAARLKINSWVEEQTQDKIKDLLLKGTLHDMTRMVLVNAIYFKGDWNEQFKESTTRDAQFRLNKNESKQVKMMYQNTTLPLGLIAEPNCQVLEMPYKEKELSMLIFLPMDIDDSSTGLEKLEKELTYDNFVEWTHSDRLSRSKVEVGLPRFKMEESYDMGGVLLSMGMVDAFDSGICDFSGMSPSNDLVLSKVIHKAFVEVNEEGTEAAAATAITVGITSVSPRARFIADHPFLFFIRHNHTKSVLFAGRYCSPQ encoded by the exons ATGGCATCATCAGCCGCTCTGTCCAAGGCCAACACCAGCTTCTGTCTGGATCTGTTGAAGAAGCTGAGTGACAACGACAAGGCAGCAAATGTCTTTTACTCTCCATTTAGCATCTCCTCAGCCCTGGCTATGGTGATGCTGGGGGccagaggcaacacacacacacagatgtcagaggtgcaacat ACAAAGAACTGTCTGGATGACGTCCACGCTGACTTCAGTAAACTACTGAAGACACTCAACAAGGCAGGCGCTCCGTACTCCCTCAGTGTTGCAAACAGACTGTACGGGGAGCAGTCCTACCAGTTTGTAGAG GATTTCATaggagaaaccaggaagcactACAATGCAGAGTTGGAGTCTGTGGACTTCAAAACCGGCTCTGAAGCAGCAAGGCTCAAAATCAACAGCTGGGTGGAGGAGCAGACACAAG ATAAAATTAAGGATTTGCTGCTGAAGGGTACATTGCACGACATGACCCGTATGGTGCTGGTCAATGCCATCTACTTCAAAGGGGACTGGAACGAGCAGTTTAAGGAGAGTACCACGAGAGATGCTCAGTTCAGACTCAACAAG AATGAGTCCAAACAAGTGAAGATGATGTATCAGAATACTACTTTACCCTTGGGCCTCATCGCTGAACCCAACTGCCAG GTCCTGGAGATGCCTTACAAAGAGAAGGAGCTCAGCATGCTCATCTTTCTCCCCATGGATATAGACGATAGTTCAACTGGTCTGGAGAAG ctggagaaggagctgacCTATGACAACTTTGTGGAGTGGACTCATTCAGACAGGTTGTCTCGCTCTAAAGTTGAGGTGGGCCTGCCGCGGTTCAAAATGGAGGAGAGTTATGACATGGGGGGTGTCTTGCTCAGCATGGGCATGGTGGATGCCTTTGATTCGGGCATTTGTGACTTCTCAG GCATGTCCCCTTCCAATGACCTGGTGCTGTCCAAAGTCATCCATAAGGCTTTTGTTGAGGTCAATGAGGAGGGAACcgaggctgctgctgccactgctatAACAGTGGGGATCACTTCTGTAAGCCCTAGAGCCAGATTCATTGCAGACcatcccttcctcttctttatcAGACATAACCACACCAAGAGCGTTCTGTTTGCCGGCCGCTACTGCTCCCCTCAGTGA
- the LOC133026995 gene encoding leukocyte elastase inhibitor-like isoform X1 has protein sequence MASSAALSKANTSFCLDLLKKLSDNDKAANVFYSPFSISSALAMVMLGARGNTHTQMSESLKTKNCLDDVHADFSKLLKTLNKAGAPYSLSVANRLYGEQSYQFVEDFIGETRKHYNAELESVDFKTGSEAARLKINSWVEEQTQDKIKDLLLKGTLHDMTRMVLVNAIYFKGDWNEQFKESTTRDAQFRLNKNESKQVKMMYQNTTLPLGLIAEPNCQVLEMPYKEKELSMLIFLPMDIDDSSTGLEKLEKELTYDNFVEWTHSDRLSRSKVEVGLPRFKMEESYDMGGVLLSMGMVDAFDSGICDFSGMSPSNDLVLSKVIHKAFVEVNEEGTEAAAATAITVGITSVSPRARFIADHPFLFFIRHNHTKSVLFAGRYCSPQ, from the exons ATGGCATCATCAGCCGCTCTGTCCAAGGCCAACACCAGCTTCTGTCTGGATCTGTTGAAGAAGCTGAGTGACAACGACAAGGCAGCAAATGTCTTTTACTCTCCATTTAGCATCTCCTCAGCCCTGGCTATGGTGATGCTGGGGGccagaggcaacacacacacacagatgtcagag AGTCTAAAGACAAAGAACTGTCTGGATGACGTCCACGCTGACTTCAGTAAACTACTGAAGACACTCAACAAGGCAGGCGCTCCGTACTCCCTCAGTGTTGCAAACAGACTGTACGGGGAGCAGTCCTACCAGTTTGTAGAG GATTTCATaggagaaaccaggaagcactACAATGCAGAGTTGGAGTCTGTGGACTTCAAAACCGGCTCTGAAGCAGCAAGGCTCAAAATCAACAGCTGGGTGGAGGAGCAGACACAAG ATAAAATTAAGGATTTGCTGCTGAAGGGTACATTGCACGACATGACCCGTATGGTGCTGGTCAATGCCATCTACTTCAAAGGGGACTGGAACGAGCAGTTTAAGGAGAGTACCACGAGAGATGCTCAGTTCAGACTCAACAAG AATGAGTCCAAACAAGTGAAGATGATGTATCAGAATACTACTTTACCCTTGGGCCTCATCGCTGAACCCAACTGCCAG GTCCTGGAGATGCCTTACAAAGAGAAGGAGCTCAGCATGCTCATCTTTCTCCCCATGGATATAGACGATAGTTCAACTGGTCTGGAGAAG ctggagaaggagctgacCTATGACAACTTTGTGGAGTGGACTCATTCAGACAGGTTGTCTCGCTCTAAAGTTGAGGTGGGCCTGCCGCGGTTCAAAATGGAGGAGAGTTATGACATGGGGGGTGTCTTGCTCAGCATGGGCATGGTGGATGCCTTTGATTCGGGCATTTGTGACTTCTCAG GCATGTCCCCTTCCAATGACCTGGTGCTGTCCAAAGTCATCCATAAGGCTTTTGTTGAGGTCAATGAGGAGGGAACcgaggctgctgctgccactgctatAACAGTGGGGATCACTTCTGTAAGCCCTAGAGCCAGATTCATTGCAGACcatcccttcctcttctttatcAGACATAACCACACCAAGAGCGTTCTGTTTGCCGGCCGCTACTGCTCCCCTCAGTGA
- the LOC133026844 gene encoding leukocyte elastase inhibitor-like, which produces MASSSALSKANTSFCLDLFKQLSDKDKAANVFFSPFSISSAMAMVMLGARGNTHTQMSEIVKIEICLDDIHAEFSELLKTLNKADAPYSLSVANRLYGELSFQFVEDFLGETIKHYNAELESVDFKTSHEAARLNINGWVEKNTQGKIKNLLVEGVVNSMTSMVLVNAIYFKGKWDEPFEKSSTKGAQFRINKVKLYRENVPQSFIAEIFCQVLEMPYKGKELSMLIFLPMDIQDSSTGLEKLEKELTYENFVEWTHSDRLSLSDVEVGLPQFKMEESYDMGAVLASMGMVDAFDARMCDFSGMSSSNNLVMSKVVHKAFVDVNEEGTEAAAATAVIMMLGCVLRPRGTFIADHPFLFFIRHNPTKTVLFSGRYCSPQ; this is translated from the exons ATGGCTTCGTCATCCGCTCTGTCCAAGGCCAACACCAGCTTCTGTCTGGATCTGTTCAAACAGCTGAGTGACAAGGACAAAGCGGcaaatgtcttcttctctccttttaGCATCTCCTCAGCCATGGCTATGGTGATGCTGGGGGccagaggcaacacacacacacagatgtcagaG ATTGTGAAGATCGAGATCTGTCTGGATGACATCCACGCTGAATTCAGTGAACTACTGAAGACACTCAACAAGGCAGACGCTCCTTACTCCCTCAGTGTGGCCAACAGACTGTACGGGGAGCTTTCCTTCCAGtttgttgag GATTTCTTAGGAGAAACCATAAAGCACTACAACGCAGAGTTAGAGTCTGTTGACTTTAAAACCAGTCATGAGGCAGCAAGGCTCAACATCAACGGCTGGGTGGAGAAGAACACACAAG GTAAAATCAAGAATTTGCTGGTCGAAGGTGTGGTGAACAGCATGACCAGTATGGTGCTGGTAAATGCCATCTACTTCAAAGGCAAATGGGACGAGCCCTTTGAGAAGAGTTCCACAAAAGGGGCTCAGTTCAGAATCAACAAGGTAAAACTGTACAGAGAAAACGTACCTCAGA GCTTCATTGCTGAGATCTTTTGCCAG GTCCTTGAGATGCCTTACAAAGGGAAGGAGCTAAGCATGCTCATCTTTCTCCCAATGGATATACAAGACAGTTCAACTGGTCTGGAAAAG ctggagaaggagctgacCTATGAGAACTTTGTGGAGTGGACTCATTCAGACAGGTTGTCTCTCTCTGATGTTGAGGTGGGCCTGCCTCAATTCAAGATGGAGGAGAGTTATGACATGGGGGCTGTCTTGGCCAGCATGGGCATGGTGGATGCCTTTGATGCAAGAATGTGTGACTTCTCAG GCATGTCTTCTTCCAACAACCTGGTGATGTCAAAAGTCGTCCACAAGGCTTTCGTGGACGTTAATGAGGAGGGAACCGAGGCTGCGGCTGCCACTGCTGTCATCATGATGCTGGGCTGTGTACTAAGGCCTCGAGGCACCTTCATTGCAGACcatcccttcctcttcttcatccgaCATAACCCCAccaaaactgttttgttttctggcCGCTATTGCTCCCCTCAGTGA